In Gossypium raimondii isolate GPD5lz chromosome 12, ASM2569854v1, whole genome shotgun sequence, a single window of DNA contains:
- the LOC105765647 gene encoding WAT1-related protein At3g18200, with product MGKNSTVSYKMKLVLALVTLQLCFSGFHIVSRVALNIGVSKVVYPVYRNIIALLLLSPFAYFLEKKERPPLTFSLLVQFFLLALLGITANQGFYILGLYYASPTLASAMQNSVPAITFLAASALRLEQINIARKDGLAKVLGTIVSVGGATVITLYKGPILLHQSNNMQNWTLGCIYLLGHCLSWAGWLVFQAPVLKKYPAKLTLTSFTCFFGLIQFLVIAAFVETDFNNWKIQSMEELFTILYAGIVASGIVFSLQTWCIHKVGPVFVAIFQPLQMLLVAIMAFVILGDKLYSGCVFGAVLIVVGLYLVLWGKTEEKKIGNIAIDEDTLKQHLLIDPEIGDHIQDERNKS from the exons ATGGGGAAAAATAGTACTGTTTCATACAAAATGAAACTTGTTCTAGCATTAGTTACATTGCAATTATGCTTTTCAGGGTTCCATATTGTGTCAAGGGTTGCACTTAATATTGGTGTTAGCAAAGTAGTTTATCCTGTTTATAGAAATATCATTGCTTTGCTTTTGTTGAGTCCCTTTGCTTATTTCTTGGAAAA GAAAGAAAGACCACCCCTTACTTTTTCATTGCTGGTTCAGTTCTTCCTTTTGGCATTACTGGG AATAACAGCAAACCAGGGATTTTACATTTTGGGTTTATATTATGCATCTCCAACATTGGCTTCAGCAATGCAAAACTCAGTTCCTGCAATTACTTTTCTTGCGGCTTCAGCTCTAag aCTTGAGCAAATAAATATTGCAAGAAAAGATGGATTGGCTAAAGTGTTGGGAACCATTGTAAGTGTAGGAGGTGCCACTGTAATTACTCTCTATAAAGGTCCCATTCTATTACACCAATCAAACAATATGCAGAATTGGACTTTGGGATGCATTTACCTCCTCGGCCACTGCTTATCCTGGGCTGGTTGGTTGGTTTTTCAG GCACCTGTATTGAAGAAGTATCCAGCAAAACTCACACTCACTTCATTCACATGCTTTTTTGGACTAATCCAGTTCCTGGTTATAGCAGCATTTGTGGAAACAGATTTCAATAATTGGAAAATCCAATCAATGGAAGAGCTTTTCACTATTCTATATGCT GGAATAGTGGCATCTGGTATAGTGTTTTCTCTTCAGACATGGTGTATCCACAAAGTTGGCCCTGTTTTTGTTGCCATCTTCCAGCCGTTACAGATGCTTTTAGTCGCGATCATGGCGTTCGTAATCCTCGGCGACAAATTATACTCTGGATg TGTATTTGGTGCAGTTCTGATAGTGGTAGGCCTTTATTTGGTACTATGGGGTAAAACTGAGgagaaaaaaattggaaatataGCCATTGATGAAGACACATTGAAGCAACATCTTCTTATTGACCCTGAAATTGGAGATCATATACAAgatgaaagaaataaatcataa